A stretch of Aythya fuligula isolate bAytFul2 chromosome 1, bAytFul2.pri, whole genome shotgun sequence DNA encodes these proteins:
- the RAB21 gene encoding ras-related protein Rab-21, with the protein MAAAAGAGAGPGAAAGGGRSFSFKVVLLGEGCVGKTSLVLRYCENKFNDKHITTLQASFLTKKLNIGGKRVNLAIWDTAGQERFHALGPIYYRDSNGAILVYDITDEDSFQKVKNWVKELRKMLGNEICLCIVGNKIDLEKERHVSVQEAETYAESVGAKHYHTSAKQNKGIEELFLDLCKRMIETAQVDERARGNGSSQSGTARRGVQIIDDEPQVQSSGGCCSSG; encoded by the exons atggcggcggcggcgggggccggggccggcccgggggcggcggcgggcgggggtCGCAGCTTCTCCTTCaaggtggtgctgctgggcgAGGGCTGCGTGGGGAAGACGTCGCTGGTGCTGCGCTACTGCGAGAACAAGTTCAACGACAAGCACATCACCACCCTGCAG gcatCTTTTCTTACAAAGAAGCTAAATATTGGTGGGAAAAGAGTAAACCTTGCAATATGG gatACAGCTGGTCAAGAACGATTCCATGCATTGGGGCCGATCTACTACAGAGATTCTAATGGCGCTATTCTAGTATATGATATAACAGATGAAGATTCTTTTCAGAAG GTAAAAAACTGGGTTaaggaattaagaaaaatgttgggAAACGAAATCTGTTTATGTATAGTAG GTAACAAAATAGACTTGGAAAAAGAGAGGCATGTTTCAGTGCAAGAAGCAGAAAC GTACGCTGAATCTGTTGGAGCAAAACATTATCATACTTCAGCTAAACAGAACAAAGGAATTGAAGAACTGTTTCTTGACCTTTGTAAAA GAATGATAGAAACTGCTCAAGTGGATGAAAGAGCAAGAGGCAATGGTTCCAGTCAGTCAGGAACAGCAAGGCGAGGTGTACAGATCATTGACGATGAACCCCAAGTACAGAGCAGCGGCGGGTGCTGTTCTTCTGGATAG